Genomic window (Sediminispirochaeta smaragdinae DSM 11293):
CAGGAGGATGCAGAATATCTGCTCCGAAAAAAGCGAGTTCCGTTGCTTCTTGGTAGGTAAGTTCGGGAATCACCTCTGAGCCCGGAACCATATTGGGATCGGCACTCATGACCCCGTCGACGGAGGTCCAAATCCGCACCTCTTCGGCCTCTACAAGATTGGCAAAAATCGTTGCCGTCATCTCCGCACCGTCGGAGTGAAAAGAGGCCCCGCCCCCGTTTTCGAGGGTTGCAAGTCCCCCGGGAACAACAAGGACATCAAAGGAATTGTCTTTTTCCAGAAAATTCTTCCACCGCAGCTCGGTCTCGCTCCAGCACACTTCCGGACCGGATTCGCTGTAGCGAATGACCAAAACCTCCTCCGCATTGCCATAACGGACAGATAAGCCCTCGGCCTTGAGGCGTGCGGCAATCGCAGCCGTAATCCATATGGTTCCTAGTGAACTGATATAGTAGCGGGTTCTGTCCGAACAGTCCCTGACAAGCCATACGGCCCTGATAATGTCTTCAAGATCATGGAAATCACGCCGCAGGCGTTCATCGAACTGATCACGATAAAGGGAGGGCACCATTTCATCGATCATGGAAAAACGATTCTCCCGCAGTTCCTCCATCCGGCCCCACAGTTGTTCGTTTCTGGCCATTGCCAGATGTATCAAAGATATGAGGATCTCGGTGACATCTTTCTCTGAGGCAACGGAGACAACAGAACGCATATCTGTGCCGTCGGAGAGAATCTCCTTTAAACGATTAATACCTTCACGGCTTCCGCATGCCCTGCCGTCTACCCGATGTACAAGCCACCCGCTCATATTCTTCTCCTTGTCGTAATAAGATACTAGTAAAAAAAATACCCGAAGCTCCTTAAAGGCGCTCCGGGTATCTGCACTTCGTCGGTTAAAACAGAAAAGCCCTGCTTTACGCCTTCACAACTTTGTTGCTTTTCAGGCAGCGAGTGCAGACTGTAATAGTCTTCTTCTGGTTTCCGACAAGAGCCTTCACCTTTACCAGGTTAGGCTTAAATACGCGTTTCGTTCTGACTCCGATATGCTGGCCGGCCCCCCCCTGTTTCTTGGGTTGACCCTTTCGCGGTACGCTATGGCCGGCTACCGTTCCTTTTCCACAAATTTCACATCTCCGCGACATCGTTTCGTACCTCGACTTATTATTCACCCTAAAAAGGCATCGGCACTATAGCAGATTCGACAAAACATGTAAAGCCATGGAAAGGTGCTATTTTACTCTCTTTCCACGCGACGAGTGTCAAATAAATTCCCGGCAAGAACCCCAGCCGTTTCAAAAGCCGCCGATTCAATTGCCGCTGCACTTCGGCGAAAGTGATCGGGGTGCTGTGAGACAAAAAGCTCCAGCCGTTCTCTTTCTTCAGGTTTGGCAGCTATCAATGTCGGAATGGTATGATTGAAAAAGTAGGAATCGACCCTACTTCTATCCTGCTGCATAAGATACGCCATAAATTCATTGACCAAAAGATAATTGTCTTCTAAGACATTATAACGCTTCCAATCAAGGAAGATACGCCAAAAATCTTGTTCTTCGGTCGAAAGCGTGTCCCAATAGGAAAATACCCGATCACGAAAAGGTTTACTTGAGAAGAAAAGACCGTGATACCCTTCATGGACCAAAAAGAGATAACGAAGCCGGTCGGAAGACTCCCTGGAAAGAGAAAGAAATCCCCCATCCACACCTTTCCACCCACCCGCTTCATCGGGTGCAATGATGTTGTTCTCTTCCAAAATATCCCTCAGCATGTATTCTTCGTCGTTTAGAGGGAATTTCTGGCGCTGTGCCTCGGTAAAAAAGCGAGCGAGGTCCTCGCTACGATAGTCGTGGGCATTCCAGCCGTGGCGCTTTTCCAGTGCCTCATTTGGTAAGAGTTCTCCGGCGCTGCCCTTTTTTTCGACAAAAAAAGCAAGCCGTTTCAACATTGCCGACTGAACCGCATAGTCCCGATAATCAAAAATTAGAAGCTGGGGAAAAAGGTTCCATGAATAGAGTTCAAAATCACTTCGTCGCCATGTGGAGGCCGAACGGTCGAGGACCTCACCCATGTCTGCAGGCATGGGTGACCACCGGCTATCGGTCCACAGGGCCCGTCGATTGATACGGAGAGCCTGCGGGGTAAGCCCCTTTTCGCCTTCAAGCTCAATCCGAAGATCGCCGGACAACGGAAAATCAGGGAGAAAAAAAAGCTCATGCTCGCCGGGGCGCAAGGTAATCGTGTAATCGGCACGAAACTCCCCTTCATTCCGAAAAATCCGTATCACTGCCTGTCCCGGCATTTCCAGCGTTGCATCGAAACGATAATCAAGTTCAAGCTCATGCCGATAGAGGCTACTTCCATCCTGTCCGATATAAAACTCGAGGTTCCATTGTCCCGGTTCGGCGCCCCCTGTATCGACACGACAGGTTGGATAAAGCGAGGCCTCCCAACGTTGGGAAGTCTCCTTTTCAAAGTCCGGAAAGCGTACCACAAGAAGATGTTCCGTCGGATCTGCAGAGCCGACTCCACGGAGCAGAAAAGAGGAATATGCCGGTGCCTTCCCTGCCCCTATCCTGAACCACTGCAGCAGTCTTTCCATTGTGATGGGTAAACGTACTGTGGTTTCCCAGGATTCCGGCGTATGAGGAAGCGGTAACGCGAAAGTCTCCTTGGTGCCAAATGCCGAGTCACCGGCCTCAAGGCTCAGGTCTATTCCGGGGCTGATATAGTCGACAAGAAAATCGCGACCGGAGAAAAAGCTTGTATCGCCCTTGATATAGTAGCGAGGAGTGACAGAGCCCTTCTCAGAGACAAAGAGCCGACCTTCTTCCGCTCTCGAATGGTTTGGCCGTTCCCGAAGATGAAAGTTCACGTCGGTGCCGATAATCTCGACCGATTTCACGGATCCGCCACAGGAGGCGAGCAGTGCTACACATCCCATAAAAACAAAAGAGAACAATAAGGTATGCTTCATATTTCACCCATGCATCAGGAGTATACTTCTCGTCAACAGCTCCGCAACTTCCCGTTTCCGCTCCGGTCCGAACTCAACATCGTCCCGCATGAGCGAATCGAAGCGGCCGCGAAAGTTCTCGGGTAGTATGGGAAGAGCAAGCACCTGCTCTCCCAGCTGCCGGGGTGATGGCTCGAAGCGATGGTTTACCGCAAGAAGGAAACTGCAGATTCTTCGGATAAAGCCAGCAAGGCTGATGACATAAAAAAGGGAATCACCCCTTACAACCGCCGATCCGAGATCTGCAAGATGATGTTCGGCCCTTGCACGGTGCGCCTCCGACAGTTGCGTCCAGAAAGAAGCAGAGATCCGGTCGAGTTGGCCACGGACCTCATCAAGCCAAACCCCTTCTTGGAAGATGATTCGTCCGTAGCGGAGACGATAGAAGGTATAGGTACCGGAATCGCGAAAGGCAGCAAGGTTTTCATCAGGGCTCCTCAAAAGGCGATTGATAAAATCGATATATTTATATTCGATTCGAACCGGCAGGGTATCGATAAAAAAACGGTCCTTCATTGCATAGGCGGAACTTTCGAAAGCCCCTAAACCGGAAAAAATGTCTTTTCGAATCTGGGGGTCGGGAAGCGATCCTCGATAGTATACATCGAGACTAAGGTAGAAATAGGGATCATCGGGAGATATTTCCGCGGATTCATGAAGCGTAATTGCCTCTATCCCTGAGATAACCTTTAACTGCTCAATAAGCTTTTTTGCAGCCTGGGCAACATCGCGTACCATCAAATATCCTCCTTGCGCAACCGGGGATCCTGTGACATGCTTTCCGGCATGGAAACGATACCCGCAGGTCGGTATGGGGTCATACTGCCAAACGACACCCTATCTTCGGCAATCACATCGTTGCAGACGCGCTTATACCGGGAACTCGGTCTCTTTCAGGCCAGATTCTTCCCGCCAATGGTGCCGCTGTTTCTTCTCAAGCATAGCGATTTCTCAGAGGAAAGACCAGTCCGTAGCGAAGAGGGGCGATCGATCGGGAAGGAAATCCGTACGGCTCTTCCCGGTCTGCTGCACTACACAACACCGAAAGCTTTTTCCGACGGGAGCATGGGACTGCCCCTGAGGGAAGACGAAAGCAATGCACTTTCGTCGCTGCTTTCTGGAATTTCAGGAGCACAAGCGCTTTCGTCTATAGAGACCGTGATTCTCATCTTGCCGGGAAACACCCAGAAAAAGGAAAAAGAGAAAAACGAAGCATTAAGACTTGCAAAGAATTGTTTTCCGACAGGGGGGACCCTTACAAAATGGAAACCCGCCCTTCTCGACATCAAAACGATCGATGAGGATGGGATTTCCTGGACACTTTATCCCTTGATCTCTTGATGATGATAGACAACCACACGGTTGCGCCCGTTTTCTTTGGCACTGTACAGGGCCTTATCGGCAGCCAAAGTGAGTGTCGATGCATCCGCACATTCGGGAAAACCAGCTATGCCACAGCTAAAGGTCACAAAAAACTGTTTTGATTCGGATTGTTGAATAACCCGGGAGAAATTTTCCCTAATTTCATTCATGATGTGCTCGGCGGCGGTGACATCTGTATTCAACAGGATAATACCGAACTCTTCGCCGCCGTAACGGCCGATAATATCGGTACGTCTCAGACGATCAAGCAGAAGTCGCGCCAGATTCTTTAAGACACGATCTCCGGTGAGATGGCCATAGGTATCATTTACCCGTTTAAAATGGTCGGCATCGATCATAGCAAAGGTGAGGAACGTTTCCGAACGTGAGGCTCTGAGGAGCTCACGGGAAAGATGTTCCTTGAGATTCGTATGATTCAAAAGTCCCGTGAGGGAATCCCGCTCCATAAAATACCGAATATTCCTGTTTCGTTCGGCTCGGGTACTGACAACTTGGATCAGATAATCAGGATTAATAGGTTTGGTGAGAAAATCATCTCCGCCCCTGCAAATGGCTTCCATCTGCTTCTCTTTGTTTGATTCAAAGGAAAGAAAGACGATAGGCACACCGACAAACGCCTCATGCTGACGAAGGAGTGCGGTTAGTTCAATTCCACTACATCCGGGCATGTACATATCCATGAGAATCAACTCAGGTTTCGATTCGATCAGAATGCTCAGCACCTTCATGGGATCACTGGCAACCGAGGTTACCATACCTGCCTGCTGGAGAAGAAATGCATAGTAGGCTACCTGCTCGGGATCATCGTCGACAATAAGAATATGATACGGAGCAGCCTCAACCCTGGAGACAAGACTGTCGATTTTATCCACGAGACGACCGATATCCAGAGGCAGGAGAAAGAAAGCATCACCGCCCGCCCGTACAGCCTGCAGGCGCGTCATAAAATCTTCGTGTTCCGAAACAAAGATGATACCAAGCTTATTGCGGTAATGCCGTTTTACGGCCGATAAACCAGCCGAAAGCTCTTTGTCGTGAAGAAGATGCTCGGTGTTGACAATAAGAAGCCTTCGACCTCCCGATTCGAGTTTCCTCCGTACAATCGAAAGATCATCAATCTCCTCAACCTCATATCCGTAATAGCCCAGCTGCTCGACAACATTGGAGGCAATCACGCCTGTACGGTCAACAAGATGGATAATTTTCTTCTCGGAAAGGCTCCCTCCCCCATTGCTCTTCGAATCAGGACCTTGACGTAACTCCGAAAAATCAGGAGCTTCCAACTCCTCCAGTTCTTCAGGCTCGCCCTCTTCACAGAGCCCCTCCAGGGCAGCTACTGCCTCCCGAAGGCGGGAGTAGTCTTCCGGCTCCGGAGGTTCTCCATTTTCGATAAGTTTCTCCAATCGATTTTCCAGGACCTTCCCACTTCGAGAAAGTTCTTTAAAACCAAAAGTAGCACCAGAACCGACCAGTTTATGGACAAGAAGACGAAGTGTAGGAAGGCTCCCGGCAGAGCCATCCCTTTCCGCCATCACTAAAGCATCTCTAATTTCCCGGAAACGTTCGGGAAGCATCCTTATATACTCTTCCGCAAGGGCTGCAAGCTTTTCTTTTAATTGACCGGATAATTCGTCCATCCTTCGATTATGGTTGAGAAGATATGCCGAGTCAAGGAAGAGGTTGCCTTGAAGCAATCTCTTTAGTATAGTGTTATACTATGATCAATGATAGTGATTTGTCGGCCAGCTTGGAAGACTACCTCGAAGCCATCCTGATACTGGAAAAACGTAATCGAGTTGCCCGCGTGAAAGAAATTGCGGAAGCGCTAAATGTCCAAATGCCTTCGGTGTCCGGGGCCTTAAAGGTTCTTCGCAGCAGAGGGTTGGTCCACTATGAAAAAAACAGTTACATACGGCTGACGGAAGAAGGGATGAAGGTAGCCAAATCGATCCAGGATCGACACTTTGCCCTTGCCGGATTCTTACGAAAGGTGCTTAATCTTTCCGCAGATAGCGCCCAGGATATCGCCTGTAAAATAGAGCATGTCATCACCCCAGAACTTGCATCAAGGTTCAGATCTTTGACCCAGTATATCGAAGACGAAGTTATTGCTAATCAGATGAGTCGGGATTCCTGGGAAACGCTCATTAGCGGTCATCAGACGAACGATTCCGATCACTGAAATAGCGGCACACATCTTGTACAACACATTCGGAACATCGAGGATTCCTGGATAAGCAGACATAGCGCCCGTGCAGGTTGGCAGCCATGGAAAAATCGGTTTGGTCGGCAGAGGGAATCAGGCTTTTGACTTCTCTCTCAACAATCGCTGGATTTTCGCTATCGGAAAGGCCGATACGTCTGACAACCCTTCCGAAGTGAGTATCAACAATGATTGCAGGCTTGCCAAAACAGTCCCCCAACACTACATTGGCACCTTTCCGCCCCAGCCCCGGAATCATCAACAGCTCTTCCATAGATTCCGGCACGCTTCCATCGAATTTTTCAAGCAAAGCAGCGGCTGCTGCCACAATGTGACGGGCCTTGACACGATAAAAGCCCACCGAATGGATAAGGTCCTCAACCTCTTCCCCATCGGCCTCGGCAAGCGATTTCGCATCAGGAAAACGTCGAAACAGTTTCTCGGTAACAACATTAACCTGCGCATCTGTGGTTCTGGAAGAAAGGATGACGGCAATCATAAGCTGATAACAGTTATCATGCCGCAAAAGCGTTTCGGCCTTTGGCCATGCCTGCAAAAGACGCTCGACCACCATTGCCGACAGCAAATCTCGGTTCATAAAGATAGCCTATCATAAGCGCAGAAGAAGGCCAACGGCTTGACCCAAAAGAGGACGATCGTTATACTTTGCCTCGGTCTCCGGGATGTAGCCTAGTGGCTAAGGCGCCTGCTTTGGGAGCAGGAGATCGCCAGTTCGAGTCTGGCCATCCCGATGATGCATGCGTCCATAGCTCAGCTGGATAGAGCAACGGCCTTCTAAGCCGTAGGTCGCAGGTTCGAATCCTGCTGGACGTAACAACTAATCCCTTACAAAATAAGGAATTACAAAAAAACAGAAAGCAAGACACTATGGCAATCTGCATTTTTACTGCATTTTATTTTCTAAAAGGATTCAGATATGCCAAGGAAAACTGAACAATTCTCCATTATTCTCCGTCCTCCATCAAAGGTGTATCATTTCAAGTTGGCAGGGTGGTCCAACTATAAGAGCACTCAGGTGTTTTTCGATCAGCACCGGGAGCGTTTTCAGAAACACCTAAACTGCAAAACAAAAGCCGATGCCCAAGAAGTGGTCAGAATGGCAATCACCATTCAGGAAGAATCAAAACGGCCTATGCCATTATCTTCCCAGGTGAGACTAATAGACCTGCTGAAAGATGCCTACACTTGGGACCGATGTCCACATGTCCGGCGTCTACGGGACGAGGGAAAGGCTATCACAAAGCGCCATGTCCAAGACAGTCGGAACATTATCAAATCCCACATCCTCTGTTGTAAAGATTTTGTGAATAAGCCAATTGCCAAGATGAGAAGATCAGACGTTCTGGAGTTCCGGTCATTCATGTTGGATCGGGTAGGACCAAGAACTGTCAACAAAGCACTTTCGATTGTAAAGGCGGTTATTAGAGAAGCAATCTTCCAGGAGGTGATCGACCGAGATCCTACAATCGGAGTAAGCAAGGTGAAGCTTACCGAGAAAAAAGAACCTGGCGTTTTCACTAAAGAGGAGCTTCTATTGATGTTTCCGGAAAAAGGGATTGGCCCATGGAAAAGCATCACTGATCATACGGTCTTCCTTACCGCTGCAAGCACCGGGATGCGGAGGAGTGAGATACTGGCCCTACGGTGGGAGAACGTGAACCTGGAAAAGCAGTTTATCAATGTGGTCGAAGCTTTCAAAGACTACCGGATGATAGAGATCGGCAAACCGAAATGGGAGCGTTCCCGGGTGGTCCCGATTCCCAAGAAACTGGTCACCAGGCTGAAGGATCTGAGAGATCAATCACCATACGCAAAAGATTCGGATTATGTGTTTTGTTACAAGGATGGTACTCACTTGGGTGGAACTTGGTGGAGTAAGCATTTCCGCTCCGCTTGCATTGCTATTGGAGTGATCAAAGCTAAAAAAAAGGTCAAAGAAAATGAAGATCCTAACCCACGGAACCTTACTCCACATTCCTTCCGGCATACACTAAATACACTGTTACTAAGCAACGGATACGATAGCGGAAAGATCAGAGCTACTCTGGGATGGACCAGTGAAAAAATCCAGGACAATTATACTCATTTTTCGATAGACCACCTGAACGGTCAGTCGGATATGGTAGAGAGCTTTTTTGAAAAGGATAAAAAAAATGGAACCAATTAAAAACGATATCATTCCGGGAAAACATTTTTTATAGCCTCTTTCCAAATTTCGCTTAGATAAATATCAAACCTTACTCAACCTTTCACTTCCTAAATTGCAAAATTTTACCCTGTGTCTTCCGCCCTTCCCTCTTCGTTTTCCCAGCGCCTAGCCATAACCAGAAGATCATCAACTCGATCCTCCGGGAGCCGCAGGGCCAACTTTGCCAACTTCAATGCCTTGGGATTTGCATTCAGTTGAGCCCCCAGAATATCTTTCGACTCCTCCCCGCTTATCAGGTACTCCACGGAAACGCCCAGGGCTTTGGCTAGCAGAACAGCCCTATCTGACCGGGGGATAGAGGCCTTTGCACTCATCCAAATTTCTATTGTCCTGTAATTGATGCCAGTTTTCTTTCCAAGTTCTTTAGCAGTGAAGCCATGAGAGACCATTAATAGTTTTAGTCGTTCAGTAAACTTAGAAGCAGTCATACCTCTTTCATCGGCAATATTAGTATGTTTCTGGAAAAAAATACATATAAATGTGTGTTTTTGTTTGACAAACACATATTTATATGTAAAATAATCTTCATAGCACATAAAAACATGTGTTAAGGAGATTGTATGAGAGATATCAGGGTTCCTCTTGATGAAGAAATTATCGAAGAAATCAAAACAGGCCCCCTTTCTATAACAGGAGGACAGGGAGCCGCTTCCTGGGTACGTCAGTTGATCCTGAAAGAACTGGAACGATATCGGTCCATAAAGAATGGCAACTCTCAGCTCAATGTAGAGGCATTCCATAATTGATCAAGGTTGAAGAACGCAATGGATATCGTAAATAGAAATGAGACTATCACCTTCGATGATTCTATCGAAGGTGTAACCAAAACTCTGGCAGAAGCTCTGGCTATGGTTGTTTCAAAAGGGATCAAGCCGGTGGTGATCGAAAAGCAGGATACCATAGTTGATGTTAAAGGCGCTGCTGAGTATCTGAAAGTATCTACTGCCACCATCCATCGGATGACTAAAGATCGGGAAATTCCCTATTTCAAGGTGAAAGGCAATAACCGGTTTTCGATCAAAGAACTGGAGAAATACATATCAAATCAAATGATCCATCCTAACAAAAGGAGGAAGTAGAGGGACTACAAGAAGGGCGCCATTGTAAACCTGATTAATGTCTTGCGGCTTGAGCGCTACCGCGAAAGAAATCTTGCGTTCGACTACGAGGGAGTGAGTGAGGCTCCTGCCTTCACCGGGCGGAATCTCAGATCAGGGATCTTTGACAGATTAGAGAAGGATTTTGCAGCTACCTGGCTTCATGTTTCTTTCTGGGATTTGTTTTGCTTCCTGGCGGCGTACCCTTCAACGAGGATTCTTACGGCCTCAAGCTCCGAGTCGTCAAGCTCTTCGAGCCGGTTTACAATATCGGCATAACGTCTCGGACGGATATAACCAATAAATAAACTACAATTAAAATATGTAATGCAATATAAGGTCTAATCTATCTTTCTACTAAGTATTCATCAAGCATTGAGTTAATCACCTTAGATACAGTCTTATTGGCACCATAAGGTGAATCACCCGAAGCAGTACCCTCTGCCAGAATAAGCCCGGAAGATATCTCCACCCATCTTATAGAAAGATCAGTTATAACATTATGGACAACATCAAAGTAATATCTATATTTAAAGTGGACAGCTATTCTCTGAATATCCTTACCTAT
Coding sequences:
- a CDS encoding diguanylate cyclase, whose protein sequence is MDELSGQLKEKLAALAEEYIRMLPERFREIRDALVMAERDGSAGSLPTLRLLVHKLVGSGATFGFKELSRSGKVLENRLEKLIENGEPPEPEDYSRLREAVAALEGLCEEGEPEELEELEAPDFSELRQGPDSKSNGGGSLSEKKIIHLVDRTGVIASNVVEQLGYYGYEVEEIDDLSIVRRKLESGGRRLLIVNTEHLLHDKELSAGLSAVKRHYRNKLGIIFVSEHEDFMTRLQAVRAGGDAFFLLPLDIGRLVDKIDSLVSRVEAAPYHILIVDDDPEQVAYYAFLLQQAGMVTSVASDPMKVLSILIESKPELILMDMYMPGCSGIELTALLRQHEAFVGVPIVFLSFESNKEKQMEAICRGGDDFLTKPINPDYLIQVVSTRAERNRNIRYFMERDSLTGLLNHTNLKEHLSRELLRASRSETFLTFAMIDADHFKRVNDTYGHLTGDRVLKNLARLLLDRLRRTDIIGRYGGEEFGIILLNTDVTAAEHIMNEIRENFSRVIQQSESKQFFVTFSCGIAGFPECADASTLTLAADKALYSAKENGRNRVVVYHHQEIKG
- a CDS encoding helix-turn-helix domain-containing protein, whose protein sequence is MDIVNRNETITFDDSIEGVTKTLAEALAMVVSKGIKPVVIEKQDTIVDVKGAAEYLKVSTATIHRMTKDREIPYFKVKGNNRFSIKELEKYISNQMIHPNKRRK
- a CDS encoding tyrosine-type recombinase/integrase → MPRKTEQFSIILRPPSKVYHFKLAGWSNYKSTQVFFDQHRERFQKHLNCKTKADAQEVVRMAITIQEESKRPMPLSSQVRLIDLLKDAYTWDRCPHVRRLRDEGKAITKRHVQDSRNIIKSHILCCKDFVNKPIAKMRRSDVLEFRSFMLDRVGPRTVNKALSIVKAVIREAIFQEVIDRDPTIGVSKVKLTEKKEPGVFTKEELLLMFPEKGIGPWKSITDHTVFLTAASTGMRRSEILALRWENVNLEKQFINVVEAFKDYRMIEIGKPKWERSRVVPIPKKLVTRLKDLRDQSPYAKDSDYVFCYKDGTHLGGTWWSKHFRSACIAIGVIKAKKKVKENEDPNPRNLTPHSFRHTLNTLLLSNGYDSGKIRATLGWTSEKIQDNYTHFSIDHLNGQSDMVESFFEKDKKNGTN
- the rpmB gene encoding 50S ribosomal protein L28; the protein is MSRRCEICGKGTVAGHSVPRKGQPKKQGGAGQHIGVRTKRVFKPNLVKVKALVGNQKKTITVCTRCLKSNKVVKA
- a CDS encoding helix-turn-helix domain-containing protein, whose product is MTASKFTERLKLLMVSHGFTAKELGKKTGINYRTIEIWMSAKASIPRSDRAVLLAKALGVSVEYLISGEESKDILGAQLNANPKALKLAKLALRLPEDRVDDLLVMARRWENEEGRAEDTG
- a CDS encoding metal-dependent transcriptional regulator, coding for MINDSDLSASLEDYLEAILILEKRNRVARVKEIAEALNVQMPSVSGALKVLRSRGLVHYEKNSYIRLTEEGMKVAKSIQDRHFALAGFLRKVLNLSADSAQDIACKIEHVITPELASRFRSLTQYIEDEVIANQMSRDSWETLISGHQTNDSDH
- the nth gene encoding endonuclease III, whose product is MNRDLLSAMVVERLLQAWPKAETLLRHDNCYQLMIAVILSSRTTDAQVNVVTEKLFRRFPDAKSLAEADGEEVEDLIHSVGFYRVKARHIVAAAAALLEKFDGSVPESMEELLMIPGLGRKGANVVLGDCFGKPAIIVDTHFGRVVRRIGLSDSENPAIVEREVKSLIPSADQTDFSMAANLHGRYVCLSRNPRCSECVVQDVCRYFSDRNRSSDDR